Proteins found in one Streptomyces sp. NBC_00461 genomic segment:
- the prfB gene encoding peptide chain release factor 2: protein MAVVDVSEELKSLSSTMESIEAVLDLDKLRADIAVLEEQAAAPSLWDNPDEAQKITSKLSHLQAEVRKAEALRGRIDDLAVLFEMAEEEDDPDTRAEAESELVSVRKALDEMEVRTLLSGEYDSREALVNIRAEAGGVDAADFAEKLQRMYLRWAEQKGYKTEIYETSYAEEAGIKSTTFAVQVPYAYGTLSVEQGTHRLVRISPFDNQGRRQTSFAGVEILPVVEQTDHIEIDESELRVDVYRSSGPGGQGVNTTDSAVRLTHLPTGIVVSCQNERSQIQNKASAMNVLQAKLLDRRRQEEQAKMDALKGDGGNSWGNQMRSYVLHPYQMVKDLRTEFEVGNPEAVFNGEIDGFLEAGIRWRKQQEK, encoded by the coding sequence GTGGCAGTCGTCGACGTATCCGAAGAGCTCAAGTCCCTCTCCTCGACCATGGAGTCGATCGAGGCCGTTCTGGACCTCGACAAGCTGAGGGCAGACATCGCCGTGCTCGAGGAGCAGGCGGCCGCGCCGTCCCTGTGGGACAACCCGGACGAGGCGCAGAAGATCACCAGCAAGCTGAGCCATCTGCAGGCCGAGGTCAGGAAGGCCGAGGCGCTGCGGGGGCGGATCGACGATCTCGCCGTGCTCTTCGAGATGGCCGAGGAGGAGGACGACCCGGACACCCGCGCCGAGGCCGAGTCCGAGCTCGTGTCCGTCAGGAAGGCGCTGGACGAGATGGAGGTCCGGACGCTGCTGAGCGGGGAGTACGACTCCCGGGAGGCCCTCGTCAACATCCGCGCCGAGGCCGGCGGCGTCGACGCCGCCGACTTCGCCGAGAAGCTGCAGCGGATGTACCTGCGCTGGGCGGAGCAGAAGGGCTACAAGACCGAGATCTACGAGACGTCGTACGCCGAGGAGGCCGGCATCAAGTCGACCACCTTCGCCGTGCAGGTGCCGTACGCCTACGGCACCCTCTCGGTCGAGCAGGGCACCCACCGGCTCGTGCGCATCTCGCCCTTCGACAACCAGGGACGCCGCCAGACCTCCTTCGCGGGCGTCGAGATCCTTCCCGTGGTCGAGCAGACCGACCACATCGAGATCGACGAGTCCGAGCTGCGCGTGGACGTGTACCGCTCCTCGGGCCCCGGCGGCCAGGGCGTGAACACCACCGACTCGGCGGTGCGGCTGACCCACCTCCCCACCGGCATCGTCGTCTCCTGTCAGAACGAGCGGTCGCAGATCCAGAACAAGGCGTCCGCGATGAACGTCCTCCAGGCCAAGCTGCTCGACCGGCGCCGGCAGGAGGAGCAGGCCAAGATGGACGCCCTGAAGGGCGACGGCGGCAACTCCTGGGGCAACCAGATGCGTTCGTACGTCCTGCACCCGTACCAGATGGTGAAGGACCTGCGCACCGAGTTCGAGGTCGGCAACCCCGAGGCCGTGTTCAACGGCGAGATCGACGGGTTCCTCGAGGCCGGAATTCGCTGGCGCAAGCAGCAGGAGAAGTAA
- a CDS encoding serine/threonine-protein kinase yields the protein MARKIGSRYTAHQILGRGSAGTVWLGEGPEGPVAIKLLREDLASDQELVGRFVQERTALLGLDHPNVVSVRDLVVDGNDLALVMDLVRGTDLRTRLDRDRRLAPAAAVAIVADIADGLAAAHAAGVVHRDVKPENVLLDMQGPLGPGGSHPALLTDFGVAKLIDSPRRTRATKIIGTPDYLAPEIVEGLPPRAAVDIYALATVLYELLAGFTPFGGGHPGAVLRRHVTETVVPLPGIPDELWQLLVQCLAKAPASRLRASELGTRLRELLPLVAGMPPLDVDEPDTEPAEESQAAPADTAAPTRERIRRGAVPLVPGAKPADSNRDTHTSMRVPAPDELAGGARGTARAPRAAGAPRPGSARHRAVTRRRRLALGAAAVALVAAAGVGTWLATSDDAGGSPQDTKNSAPASP from the coding sequence TTGGCACGGAAGATCGGCAGCCGGTACACCGCGCACCAGATCCTGGGGCGGGGCAGCGCCGGCACGGTGTGGCTGGGCGAGGGCCCCGAGGGGCCTGTCGCCATCAAGCTGCTGCGTGAGGATCTCGCCTCCGACCAGGAGCTGGTCGGGCGCTTCGTGCAGGAGCGCACGGCGCTGCTCGGCCTGGACCATCCGAACGTCGTCTCCGTACGCGACCTGGTGGTGGACGGCAACGACCTCGCTTTGGTCATGGACCTGGTCCGCGGCACCGACCTGCGCACCCGTCTGGACCGCGACCGGCGGCTCGCGCCCGCGGCGGCGGTGGCGATCGTGGCCGACATCGCCGACGGGCTCGCGGCCGCGCACGCGGCAGGGGTCGTGCACCGGGACGTGAAACCGGAGAACGTGCTGCTGGACATGCAGGGTCCGCTCGGTCCGGGCGGCTCGCACCCGGCGCTGCTGACCGACTTCGGTGTGGCCAAGCTCATCGACTCCCCGCGCCGCACCCGCGCGACGAAGATCATCGGTACACCGGACTACCTGGCCCCGGAGATCGTGGAGGGCCTGCCCCCGCGCGCGGCGGTGGACATCTACGCGCTCGCGACGGTCCTGTACGAGCTGCTGGCGGGCTTCACGCCGTTCGGCGGCGGGCACCCCGGCGCCGTGCTGCGACGGCACGTCACGGAGACCGTGGTGCCGCTGCCGGGCATCCCGGACGAGCTGTGGCAGCTGCTCGTGCAGTGCCTGGCCAAGGCGCCGGCCTCCCGGCTGCGGGCGTCGGAGCTGGGCACGCGGCTGCGGGAGCTGCTGCCGCTGGTCGCGGGGATGCCGCCGCTGGACGTGGACGAGCCGGACACGGAACCCGCCGAGGAGTCGCAGGCCGCGCCCGCGGACACGGCGGCGCCGACGCGTGAGCGGATACGGCGGGGCGCGGTGCCGCTGGTGCCGGGTGCGAAGCCGGCCGACTCCAACCGGGACACCCACACGTCGATGAGGGTGCCGGCACCCGACGAGCTGGCGGGCGGCGCGCGCGGGACGGCCCGGGCACCGCGGGCGGCGGGTGCGCCGCGGCCGGGGTCCGCACGGCACCGCGCGGTCACGCGCCGACGGCGACTGGCACTCGGCGCGGCCGCGGTGGCGCTGGTGGCGGCGGCCGGGGTGGGGACGTGGCTGGCGACGTCGGACGACGCGGGAGGGTCCCCCCAGGACACGAAGAACTCGGCCCCGGCGTCTCCGTAA
- a CDS encoding serine/threonine-protein kinase translates to MRPVGSKYLLEEPLGRGATGTVWRARQRETAGAEAAVAGQPGETVAIKVLKEELASDPDIVMRFLRERSVLLRLTHPNIVRVRDLVVEGDLLALVMDLVEGPDLHRYLRENGPFSPVGAALLTAQIADALAASHADGVVHRDLKPANVLLRQNGGQMHPMLTDFGIARLADSPGLTRTHEFVGTPAYVAPESAEGRPQTSAVDIYGAGILMYELVTGRPPFGGGSALEVLHQHLSAEPRRPSTVPDPLWTIIERCLRKNPDERPSAENLASGLRVVAEGIGVHANSAQIAAAEAVGALLVPDPTPAAVPGSADPTQVMQHGAGAYDPNAATSFLPHTGSPGPAGAADPTAVLPSTGAADPTAVMPPVPQGQPGPEQPHPWQNQLRAARDRNEQTQVQQYLDPNEDPLRRRPQRQAARPQQPPQQQPQQRRPQQRPPQGYGYPQQQQPQQYAPPQHQQPQRYAPPQQPQQPAREPRQPRQRSANPMKIPGLGCLKGCLFTIVILFVAGWLVWELSPLQDWLHTTRGYWQQLTHMYNTVSGWIGKLGSAK, encoded by the coding sequence GTGCGGCCGGTAGGCAGCAAGTATCTGCTCGAGGAGCCGCTCGGTCGCGGCGCCACGGGCACCGTCTGGCGGGCCCGCCAGCGAGAGACCGCGGGGGCCGAGGCCGCCGTGGCCGGTCAGCCCGGCGAGACCGTCGCGATCAAGGTCCTCAAGGAGGAGCTCGCGAGCGATCCCGACATCGTGATGCGGTTCCTGCGCGAGCGCTCCGTCCTGCTGCGGCTGACCCACCCGAACATCGTCCGCGTCCGGGACCTGGTGGTCGAGGGTGATCTGCTGGCGCTCGTCATGGACCTCGTCGAGGGCCCGGATCTGCACCGCTACCTGCGCGAGAACGGCCCCTTCTCACCCGTCGGCGCCGCCCTGCTCACCGCCCAGATCGCCGACGCGCTCGCCGCCAGCCATGCCGACGGGGTCGTGCACCGCGACCTGAAGCCGGCCAACGTCCTGCTCAGGCAGAACGGCGGGCAGATGCACCCGATGCTGACCGACTTCGGCATCGCGCGCCTCGCCGACTCCCCGGGCCTGACACGGACGCACGAGTTCGTCGGCACGCCCGCGTACGTCGCGCCGGAGAGCGCCGAGGGCCGCCCGCAGACCTCCGCCGTCGACATCTACGGCGCCGGCATTCTGATGTACGAGCTGGTCACCGGCCGACCCCCCTTCGGCGGCGGCTCGGCCCTGGAAGTGCTGCACCAGCACCTGAGCGCCGAACCGCGCCGCCCCTCCACGGTCCCGGACCCGCTCTGGACGATCATCGAGCGCTGCCTGCGCAAGAACCCGGACGAGCGGCCGAGCGCCGAGAACCTCGCGAGCGGCCTGCGGGTCGTCGCCGAGGGCATCGGCGTGCACGCGAACTCCGCGCAGATCGCCGCCGCGGAGGCCGTGGGGGCCCTGCTGGTCCCCGACCCGACGCCCGCCGCCGTCCCCGGCTCGGCCGACCCCACGCAGGTGATGCAGCACGGCGCGGGTGCGTACGACCCGAACGCGGCGACCAGTTTCCTGCCCCACACCGGCTCACCGGGCCCGGCGGGCGCCGCCGACCCCACCGCCGTACTCCCCAGCACCGGGGCCGCCGACCCGACCGCCGTCATGCCCCCGGTGCCCCAGGGCCAGCCGGGGCCCGAGCAGCCGCACCCCTGGCAGAACCAGCTGCGCGCCGCCCGCGACCGCAACGAACAGACGCAGGTCCAGCAGTACCTCGACCCGAACGAGGACCCGCTGCGCCGCCGCCCCCAGCGGCAGGCCGCCCGCCCGCAGCAGCCCCCGCAACAGCAGCCCCAGCAGCGGCGACCCCAGCAGCGGCCGCCGCAGGGGTACGGCTACCCGCAGCAGCAACAGCCGCAGCAGTACGCCCCGCCGCAGCACCAGCAGCCCCAGCGGTACGCGCCTCCGCAGCAGCCGCAGCAGCCCGCGCGTGAGCCTCGGCAGCCTCGGCAGCGCAGCGCCAACCCGATGAAGATCCCCGGGCTGGGCTGTCTGAAGGGGTGCCTGTTCACGATCGTCATCCTGTTCGTCGCGGGCTGGCTGGTCTGGGAACTGAGCCCGCTGCAGGACTGGCTCCACACGACCAGGGGTTACTGGCAGCAGTTGACCCACATGTACAACACCGTGAGCGGGTGGATCGGGAAGCTGGGCTCCGCCAAATAA
- a CDS encoding FHA domain-containing protein, which produces MQIRLTVVDPLGPPDRARGRTASCDVLVTAPAGTALAAVASALASAVAGDGGAAQTERGRESGGPVVLYAGAERLDDRRCTLGEPPLTDGAVLSLGAPAEPEPHPELDDAPTQLHVVAGPDAGGVHLLHGGEIRIGRSADADVPLDDPDVSRLHCAVMVAADGQVSVADLASTNGTTLDGTRVGTRPVRFAPGALLRIGESALRVAPAGGPGARVPTAPDGEGHVRVPCAGEQAAEGAGGPRGTVPVASAGGDTAATPHARVADGGPDAPSRGAALQSHGSVEPAVVPVQGSAPRIENRPADRFTGSEGTPPPSPERGDTHAGRFGAVAWDTSTAGPSDHDAAGGGEPFGTRARGDDGTEAPGAGRRKGTPLRGTDIPPGLRRRGGLTAWARRLAGGRGEQLPPEDEAYDEEDRADTTAGPAPLAGPQLPEAWPDPASLLLTALGPGPRLWERGPGHPEALTVRLGTADRAAPDGSGLLPAVPVTADLREAGALGLAGPRARLSGLARAVVAQLAALHSPESLEIVLITADRSRPLQERTAEWSWLGWLPHLRPGHGQDCRLLLAYDREQATARTDELLRRLEDQQAETRHGSRPPSPTSGARPASRGAVRRPSWARADEGAEETDGFAGPYTVVVVDGDPGGADVREAVARLALEGPRAGIHVVCLAETASASPASPVTETYEAACAVAPAFRECGAVALLSGDVATALRLMRVARTGSGTPVGPGSGSAGRAPGAEEHGGPADPPAPTETHTMPRPTPTARATTTPAPPTPADTPAPSSLTGPIGPGTVAAVDAVSLPWAERFARALAPLRTDGSGTERQARVSVPLPQAARLLDELGLARATPASLMARWADAADDTQVLGGRAWAVLGAGPRGPVCADLAADGPHLLVEGPAGSGRTELLRALVASLAAAERPDRLGIVLMDGRDGVSAGGGAPSGGGGHGDGLRVCTDVPHVTTHLTANDPVRMREFAQSLSAELKRRAELLGRSEFTEWHTGRELSGRIVSQRATGASATGDLDTASSSTMRLRPGAARRQTEAAPPLPRLVVVVDDLDALVSPALGSPGRPAAGSVMRALEAVAREGERLGVHLVAATAPGGRTADTEPARRATLRVTLDAPATGPDEPAPGRGHLTWSDGRSTAFQGGRVTGRIPRTATLRPTVVPLDWQRMGDPPTRRPVRELGNGPTDLALLASALERAAREVSATEVPSLL; this is translated from the coding sequence ATGCAGATCCGGCTGACCGTCGTAGACCCGCTGGGCCCGCCCGACCGGGCGCGGGGCCGCACCGCGAGCTGCGACGTGCTGGTCACGGCGCCGGCCGGCACGGCCCTGGCCGCGGTGGCGTCGGCTCTGGCCTCGGCGGTCGCGGGTGACGGGGGCGCCGCTCAGACCGAGCGCGGCCGCGAGTCCGGCGGCCCGGTGGTGCTGTACGCGGGCGCGGAGCGCCTGGACGACCGCCGCTGCACCCTTGGCGAGCCCCCGCTGACCGACGGCGCCGTGCTCTCCCTGGGCGCCCCGGCCGAGCCCGAGCCCCACCCGGAGCTGGACGACGCCCCGACCCAGCTGCACGTGGTCGCGGGCCCCGACGCGGGCGGCGTCCACCTGCTGCACGGCGGCGAGATCCGCATCGGCCGCTCCGCCGACGCCGACGTCCCGCTCGACGACCCGGACGTCTCCCGCCTGCACTGTGCGGTCATGGTCGCCGCCGACGGCCAGGTCTCGGTCGCGGACCTCGCCTCGACGAACGGCACGACGCTGGACGGCACCCGCGTCGGCACCCGCCCGGTGCGCTTCGCACCGGGTGCGCTGCTGCGCATCGGTGAGTCGGCGCTGCGGGTCGCTCCGGCCGGGGGGCCGGGGGCGCGGGTGCCGACGGCTCCGGACGGGGAAGGGCATGTGCGGGTGCCGTGCGCGGGCGAGCAGGCGGCCGAGGGCGCCGGTGGGCCACGGGGCACGGTCCCGGTGGCCTCCGCAGGTGGTGACACAGCGGCGACGCCACACGCACGCGTGGCCGACGGCGGCCCGGACGCACCCTCGCGCGGCGCCGCCCTCCAGAGCCACGGCTCCGTCGAACCGGCCGTGGTGCCGGTCCAGGGCAGTGCGCCCCGGATCGAGAACAGGCCGGCGGACCGGTTCACAGGGAGCGAAGGCACTCCCCCGCCCTCGCCCGAGCGGGGGGACACCCATGCCGGACGCTTCGGCGCGGTCGCGTGGGACACATCTACTGCGGGGCCGTCCGACCACGACGCGGCGGGCGGCGGCGAACCCTTCGGCACGCGAGCGCGGGGCGACGACGGCACGGAGGCCCCCGGAGCGGGTCGGCGCAAAGGAACACCCCTGCGCGGCACGGACATACCGCCGGGCCTGCGCAGGCGCGGCGGGCTCACGGCGTGGGCACGGCGACTGGCCGGCGGACGCGGCGAGCAGCTGCCGCCCGAGGACGAGGCGTACGACGAGGAAGACCGTGCCGACACGACGGCGGGGCCCGCACCGCTCGCCGGCCCCCAGCTCCCGGAGGCCTGGCCCGACCCGGCGTCGCTGCTGCTGACGGCGCTCGGCCCGGGCCCTCGGTTGTGGGAGCGCGGTCCGGGACACCCGGAGGCGCTCACGGTGCGGCTCGGCACGGCGGACCGGGCGGCGCCCGACGGCTCGGGGCTGCTGCCCGCGGTGCCGGTGACGGCGGATCTGCGGGAGGCCGGGGCGTTGGGCCTGGCCGGTCCCCGCGCCCGGCTGTCCGGGCTGGCCCGCGCGGTGGTGGCCCAGCTCGCCGCACTGCACTCCCCCGAGTCCCTGGAGATCGTCCTGATCACCGCGGACCGCTCCCGCCCGCTTCAGGAGCGCACCGCCGAATGGTCCTGGCTCGGCTGGCTCCCCCATCTGCGCCCGGGACACGGCCAGGACTGCCGCCTGCTGCTCGCCTACGACCGCGAACAGGCCACGGCCCGCACGGACGAGCTGCTCAGACGCCTGGAGGACCAGCAGGCGGAGACACGGCACGGATCACGGCCGCCGTCGCCCACGTCCGGTGCCCGGCCCGCATCACGCGGCGCCGTCCGCAGGCCCTCCTGGGCCCGTGCGGACGAGGGCGCGGAGGAGACGGACGGCTTCGCGGGCCCGTACACCGTGGTCGTCGTGGACGGTGACCCCGGCGGCGCCGATGTGCGCGAGGCGGTGGCGCGGCTCGCGCTGGAGGGGCCGCGGGCCGGCATACACGTCGTCTGCCTCGCCGAGACGGCCTCCGCCTCGCCCGCGTCGCCGGTGACGGAGACCTACGAGGCGGCGTGCGCGGTGGCGCCGGCGTTCCGCGAGTGCGGCGCGGTCGCGCTGCTGAGCGGGGACGTGGCGACGGCACTGCGGCTGATGCGGGTGGCGCGGACCGGTTCCGGGACACCCGTCGGTCCCGGGAGCGGGTCCGCGGGCCGGGCGCCGGGAGCGGAGGAGCACGGCGGACCCGCGGACCCACCCGCACCGACCGAGACCCACACGATGCCCAGGCCCACCCCGACAGCCCGGGCGACCACCACTCCCGCACCGCCCACACCCGCCGACACTCCCGCGCCGTCCTCGCTCACCGGCCCCATAGGCCCCGGCACCGTGGCCGCCGTGGACGCCGTCTCCCTCCCCTGGGCGGAGCGGTTCGCGCGGGCACTCGCCCCGCTGCGGACCGACGGTTCCGGGACCGAGCGGCAGGCGCGCGTCTCGGTGCCGTTGCCCCAAGCGGCGCGGCTGCTGGACGAGTTGGGGCTGGCCAGGGCCACCCCGGCGTCGCTGATGGCGCGTTGGGCGGACGCGGCGGACGACACCCAGGTGCTCGGCGGCCGGGCCTGGGCCGTGCTCGGTGCCGGCCCGCGCGGCCCGGTCTGCGCGGATCTCGCGGCCGACGGCCCGCATCTGCTGGTCGAGGGCCCTGCGGGCAGCGGACGTACGGAGCTGCTGCGGGCCCTGGTCGCCTCGCTGGCCGCGGCCGAGCGCCCCGACCGGCTGGGCATCGTCCTGATGGACGGCCGGGACGGCGTGAGCGCCGGGGGTGGTGCCCCCTCCGGGGGAGGCGGCCACGGCGACGGACTGCGCGTGTGTACGGACGTCCCGCACGTGACGACCCACCTCACCGCCAACGACCCCGTCCGCATGCGGGAGTTCGCCCAGTCCCTCAGCGCCGAGCTGAAGCGGCGGGCCGAGTTGCTCGGCCGCAGCGAGTTCACCGAGTGGCACACGGGCCGGGAGCTGTCGGGCCGCATCGTGTCCCAGCGGGCGACCGGAGCGAGTGCGACCGGCGACCTGGACACCGCGTCCAGCTCGACGATGCGGCTGCGCCCGGGGGCGGCACGCCGGCAGACGGAGGCGGCACCGCCGCTGCCCCGGCTGGTCGTGGTCGTGGACGACCTGGACGCGCTGGTCTCCCCCGCGCTCGGCTCACCCGGCCGCCCGGCCGCGGGTTCCGTCATGCGGGCGCTGGAGGCGGTGGCCCGCGAGGGCGAGCGACTCGGCGTCCACCTGGTGGCCGCGACCGCCCCGGGCGGCCGTACCGCGGACACGGAACCGGCACGGAGGGCCACCCTCCGTGTGACCCTGGACGCCCCCGCCACCGGCCCTGACGAACCGGCACCGGGACGCGGCCACCTGACCTGGTCCGACGGCCGCTCGACCGCCTTCCAGGGCGGC